A stretch of the Methylacidiphilum caldifontis genome encodes the following:
- a CDS encoding ribonuclease H-like domain-containing protein: MNASSKNIVYLDIETQKSSFEVGGWHKKHLMRLSIGVIYSSFYNKYFIFSEQEVDQLLRMLRQSDCIVGYNIVGFDIPVLESYSVFNLSDIPCLDLLIDIEKKISRRIKLDQLAKATLGIGKTGHGLQALQWWKEGKLLDIAEYCCYDVKITKLIHEYGMQHGKVYYDNAEGIKEQIPVNWVIS, translated from the coding sequence GTGAATGCTTCTTCAAAAAATATCGTTTATTTAGATATCGAAACCCAAAAAAGCTCATTTGAAGTAGGAGGCTGGCATAAAAAACATCTGATGAGACTATCTATAGGGGTCATCTATAGTAGTTTTTACAACAAATATTTCATATTTAGTGAACAAGAAGTGGATCAACTTCTAAGGATGCTTCGTCAATCCGATTGCATTGTGGGTTATAATATAGTTGGATTTGATATCCCTGTTCTTGAATCTTACTCTGTGTTTAATCTTTCAGACATTCCCTGTTTGGATCTGCTCATAGATATCGAAAAAAAGATTTCTAGACGCATAAAACTTGATCAACTGGCCAAAGCTACATTAGGCATAGGTAAAACGGGACATGGTTTGCAAGCCTTACAATGGTGGAAAGAGGGAAAACTGTTGGATATTGCTGAATATTGTTGCTATGATGTAAAAATTACTAAGCTCATTCATGAATATGGAATGCAACATGGCAAGGTTTATTATGATAATGCAGAGGGGATTAAGGAACAAATTCCCGTCAACTGGGTAATCAGTTAG
- the rpsB gene encoding 30S ribosomal protein S2 — MVELEDLIKSGTHFGHKKDRWNPKMAPFLLGLKGGIHLIDPKKTLDYLKNACDFLRKVSFEGGKVLFVGCKRQAQKVVEEVARKSGSFYVNYRWLGGTLTNLVTIRKSISRMKWIDQLEENGTMEKLPKKEVSKLRRENMKLHRGLDGIKDMERLPSAIVIIDVVREEIAVSEAKRLAIPIVALVDTNGNPENIDYPIPANDDSMRSIKTILEEINAAIIEGKKEAGLSLPEESAEKAAFSSN, encoded by the coding sequence ATGGTTGAACTAGAAGATCTTATAAAATCTGGTACCCATTTCGGGCATAAAAAGGATCGGTGGAATCCCAAGATGGCGCCCTTCCTTCTTGGTCTTAAAGGAGGAATTCATTTAATCGATCCCAAAAAAACGTTGGATTATTTAAAGAATGCTTGTGATTTTCTTCGAAAAGTATCCTTTGAAGGAGGAAAAGTTCTCTTTGTTGGTTGTAAACGGCAAGCACAGAAGGTTGTTGAAGAAGTGGCTCGTAAAAGCGGGTCATTTTACGTAAATTACCGGTGGCTTGGAGGAACGTTAACGAATCTAGTGACTATACGAAAGTCTATCAGTCGAATGAAGTGGATAGATCAACTCGAAGAAAATGGAACAATGGAGAAGCTGCCCAAAAAAGAAGTATCCAAACTGAGAAGAGAAAATATGAAGCTTCACAGAGGTCTTGATGGGATAAAGGATATGGAAAGACTCCCATCGGCAATAGTCATCATTGATGTTGTCAGAGAAGAAATAGCGGTATCTGAGGCAAAAAGGCTTGCTATACCCATAGTGGCTCTAGTGGATACCAATGGCAATCCGGAAAATATCGACTATCCTATTCCTGCGAATGATGATTCCATGAGATCTATAAAAACAATTCTTGAAGAAATCAATGCGGCGATAATAGAAGGGAAAAAAGAAGCGGGCTTGTCTTTACCCGAAGAGAGTGCTGAAAAGGCGGCTTTTTCTTCAAATTGA
- a CDS encoding translation elongation factor Ts, whose translation MDCKKALEAAGGNIDEAEKWLRQQGMVKAQKKSDRLTPEGVIASYIHAGDKIGVLVEVNCETDFVARTPTFKEFVKEIAIQIAAASPKYVAKEDIPKEIFESERQKIIETLKGQNKEDPDKIVQEKLEKFIVDNCLLEQPFVKDQSITIRDLICQRIAQIGENIVIRRFVRYQLGEEIEK comes from the coding sequence ATGGATTGTAAAAAAGCATTAGAAGCTGCGGGAGGCAATATAGATGAAGCTGAAAAATGGTTGAGGCAACAGGGGATGGTAAAAGCCCAGAAGAAATCCGATAGGCTCACTCCCGAAGGAGTAATCGCTTCTTATATTCATGCGGGAGATAAAATTGGAGTTCTCGTAGAAGTGAATTGTGAAACTGACTTTGTTGCGAGAACGCCTACATTCAAAGAGTTTGTAAAAGAAATAGCTATTCAAATTGCAGCGGCTAGCCCTAAGTATGTTGCCAAAGAGGATATCCCTAAAGAAATCTTTGAGTCGGAAAGACAAAAAATTATTGAAACCTTAAAGGGACAAAACAAAGAAGATCCGGATAAAATAGTTCAGGAAAAACTTGAAAAATTTATTGTTGATAATTGTCTGCTTGAACAACCCTTTGTAAAAGATCAGAGCATAACGATCCGTGATCTGATCTGTCAACGCATAGCTCAAATTGGCGAAAATATTGTTATCCGTCGGTTCGTGAGGTATCAACTAGGAGAAGAGATCGAAAAGTAA
- the accC gene encoding acetyl-CoA carboxylase biotin carboxylase subunit: protein MFNKILIANRGEIALRIIRACRELGIKTLAVYSDVDERSLHVQLADEAICIGSGPSTESYLRMDRIISAAEIGDVDAIHPGYGFLAENPHFAEICANCNIKFIGPKAATLKKMGDKAMARFHARKAGVPVVPGSDGIVESEKEALRISHQIGYPVVIKAVAGGGGRGMRIAHNDVSLVQGFVAARLEAEKAFGDGSIYIEKLIEDPRHVEFQIIADTKGKIFHVGERDCSIQRRNQKLIEESPSPIVDPILRKKMGKTSIRLAESIDYEGVGTIEYLVDRSGNFYFIEMNCRIQVEHPVTEEVYGIDLVKEQILIAAGYPLGKEWEELEPKKHAIEFRINAEDGLQGFRPCAGKVDFLHFPGGPGIRIDSHLYQGIEISHYYDSLLVKLIATGNSREEAIIRMRRALDEIMIEGIKTTIPIGKSVFQNSDFKRGEYTTNLINKILAAKKSLDEI, encoded by the coding sequence ATGTTCAATAAAATCTTAATTGCTAATCGTGGTGAAATAGCCCTGAGGATAATTCGGGCTTGTCGTGAGCTGGGTATTAAAACTCTTGCTGTCTATTCAGATGTTGATGAAAGATCTCTTCATGTTCAGCTTGCTGACGAAGCCATATGTATCGGGTCAGGGCCTTCTACAGAAAGTTATTTGCGGATGGATAGGATTATCAGTGCCGCCGAAATCGGAGATGTTGATGCCATTCATCCCGGGTATGGTTTTTTAGCCGAAAATCCTCATTTTGCCGAAATCTGTGCAAATTGTAATATTAAGTTTATTGGTCCTAAAGCGGCGACCCTAAAAAAAATGGGCGATAAAGCTATGGCCCGTTTCCATGCTCGCAAGGCAGGTGTACCTGTGGTTCCTGGCAGTGATGGGATTGTTGAATCAGAGAAGGAAGCTTTGAGGATTAGTCATCAGATAGGCTATCCTGTTGTGATTAAGGCGGTAGCGGGAGGAGGGGGTAGGGGAATGAGAATTGCTCATAATGATGTGAGCTTGGTCCAGGGATTTGTGGCGGCTAGGCTAGAAGCCGAGAAAGCCTTTGGAGATGGCAGTATATACATAGAAAAACTGATTGAAGATCCACGCCATGTGGAATTTCAGATTATTGCCGATACAAAGGGTAAAATCTTTCATGTAGGGGAAAGAGATTGTTCTATCCAACGAAGAAACCAAAAACTTATTGAAGAGTCTCCTTCACCCATTGTGGATCCCATTTTGAGGAAAAAAATGGGCAAGACAAGCATTCGGCTTGCAGAATCTATCGATTATGAGGGGGTTGGAACAATTGAATATCTCGTTGATAGATCCGGGAATTTTTATTTCATCGAGATGAACTGCAGGATTCAAGTCGAACATCCTGTAACCGAAGAAGTCTATGGTATCGATCTTGTCAAAGAACAGATCCTGATTGCCGCGGGGTATCCTTTAGGAAAAGAATGGGAAGAACTCGAACCCAAGAAACATGCTATCGAGTTTCGAATTAATGCCGAAGATGGGCTCCAAGGTTTTCGTCCTTGCGCAGGGAAAGTTGATTTTCTCCATTTTCCAGGAGGACCAGGGATACGAATCGACTCGCATCTTTATCAAGGAATAGAAATTTCACATTATTATGACTCTTTACTTGTAAAGCTAATTGCAACTGGAAATTCCAGAGAAGAAGCGATCATTCGAATGAGAAGGGCATTGGATGAAATCATGATTGAAGGCATAAAAACAACTATCCCGATTGGAAAATCGGTTTTCCAAAACTCCGATTTTAAGCGAGGGGAATATACGACTAATCTCATCAATAAGATTCTTGCAGCAAAAAAGTCTCTTGATGAAATTTGA
- the thiE gene encoding thiamine phosphate synthase: protein MKQGALWKRYLLSQARFYGILDLSYVDPLHAVNFVQKLVEGKVDILQLRAKTFNKKELLKLSLEIKPLLAEKDILFIINDHPDVALESRADGVHLGQEDMPVPEARTLLGDDFLIGKSTHSVEQAEQAASEQTDYIAFGPIFKTPTKPDYSPVGLTFIPLVRERIKKPVFFIGGINKENISEVLSAGADRVVMVSALLKAADIPAFCQQIRNLLSIKGLWV from the coding sequence ATGAAACAGGGTGCCCTTTGGAAAAGATATCTTTTAAGCCAAGCTCGATTTTATGGAATTTTAGATCTCAGTTATGTCGATCCCTTGCATGCAGTAAACTTTGTACAAAAACTTGTTGAAGGGAAAGTCGATATCTTGCAGCTACGGGCAAAGACATTTAATAAAAAAGAACTATTAAAATTATCCCTTGAAATAAAACCTCTTTTGGCTGAAAAGGATATCCTTTTTATTATCAATGATCATCCCGATGTTGCCTTGGAAAGTAGAGCAGACGGTGTTCATTTAGGCCAAGAGGATATGCCGGTCCCTGAAGCAAGAACCCTGTTAGGCGATGATTTTTTAATTGGGAAATCTACCCATTCAGTTGAACAGGCAGAACAAGCTGCATCTGAGCAAACTGATTATATCGCTTTTGGTCCGATTTTCAAAACCCCTACTAAACCGGATTATTCTCCTGTGGGGTTGACATTTATCCCCTTGGTTAGAGAAAGAATTAAAAAACCGGTTTTTTTTATTGGAGGAATAAATAAAGAAAACATTTCAGAGGTGCTTTCTGCTGGGGCAGATAGGGTAGTTATGGTTTCTGCGTTATTAAAAGCAGCAGATATTCCAGCTTTCTGCCAGCAAATAAGAAACCTACTTTCTATAAAAGGTCTATGGGTATAG
- a CDS encoding NADPH:quinone reductase: protein MKAIVVSQFGAPEVLEYKEIPQPTVQKDSVLIRVKAAGVNPVDTYIRAGSFGYQNNLPFIPGIDGAGVVEEVGEEVTKCYKGQRVFFQGVMGSYAEYIVCPESHVFELPQHITFAQGAAIGSPYATAYHALFQLAAAQAGQSVLVHGASGGVGIAALQWAKSYGLNVLATAGSPKGREIIMNMGIKEVFNHNEEGYVEQILSYTKNQGLEIILEMLANKNLGKDLSLVARYGKIVIIGSRGSIEINPRNILRKEAKLIGVNLFLATADQRKSIFSAIEAGLKSGILLPIIRTEIPLEKASLAHELIMQPGAAGKIVLIM, encoded by the coding sequence ATGAAAGCAATTGTTGTATCCCAATTTGGAGCTCCCGAGGTTCTTGAGTACAAAGAAATCCCTCAACCAACCGTGCAAAAGGACTCGGTTTTAATAAGGGTCAAAGCTGCTGGCGTAAACCCAGTAGATACTTACATAAGGGCAGGGAGTTTTGGTTATCAAAATAACCTTCCTTTTATTCCAGGGATTGATGGAGCTGGGGTGGTTGAAGAGGTTGGAGAAGAAGTAACGAAATGTTATAAAGGGCAGAGAGTGTTTTTTCAGGGGGTTATGGGCAGTTATGCTGAATACATTGTCTGTCCCGAAAGTCATGTATTTGAACTTCCACAACATATCACTTTTGCTCAAGGTGCAGCAATCGGTAGTCCTTATGCAACTGCCTATCATGCTCTGTTTCAACTTGCAGCTGCTCAGGCTGGGCAATCTGTACTTGTCCATGGTGCAAGTGGGGGAGTGGGTATCGCTGCATTGCAATGGGCCAAAAGTTATGGACTCAATGTATTAGCAACAGCAGGATCTCCAAAAGGTAGGGAAATAATCATGAATATGGGGATCAAGGAGGTGTTTAACCATAACGAAGAAGGATATGTAGAACAGATTTTGTCATATACAAAAAATCAAGGATTAGAAATCATTCTTGAAATGCTTGCCAATAAAAACCTAGGAAAAGATCTTTCTTTAGTGGCTCGTTATGGAAAAATTGTTATTATTGGAAGCCGAGGTAGTATTGAAATTAATCCAAGAAATATTTTAAGAAAAGAAGCAAAACTAATAGGGGTTAACCTTTTTCTTGCCACTGCAGATCAAAGAAAATCGATTTTTTCAGCGATAGAAGCAGGATTAAAGAGTGGAATATTACTCCCTATTATTCGAACTGAAATCCCTTTAGAAAAAGCTTCTTTAGCTCATGAATTAATTATGCAGCCAGGAGCAGCGGGCAAGATTGTCCTGATTATGTAA
- the ileS gene encoding isoleucine--tRNA ligase, whose translation MDYRLTVLLPKTDFPMKAELPQREPRWIEVWEKEKVYSTLLEKRKNCPKFVLHDGPPFANGTAHMGSGLNKILKDIVLKSKNMFGFQCPYIPGWDCHGLPIEHKVMSENPSLASDPLTLRKKCKEYAGRWIEIQKEQFRRLGMLGAWDDPYITMNPRYEADELRLFAELVEKKLVYRGLRPVFWSIGCRTALAEAEIEYQKKEDLAIYVEFPIVDDQCKKSGLPPGTAFLAWTTTPWTLPANLALAVSPNLSYELRQVGEKLFIISSNLVESIPGFTHSTPILSFPSGHSLEGFHYNHPLLPRQGRVYTADFVSGETGSGVVHIAPGHGMEDYQLGMLHGLDIYSPVDDEGKFTKECGIEKIVGLNVFEANSILCTMLEEKGFLWAKYPYVHDYPFCWRSKTPIIFRSVPQWFIAIEAFKSQTLKEIEAIKWIPPRGENRIKGAVESRKDWCISRQRSWGVPIPVFYKKNGEALLDSKVIRRFADMVEEQGTDLWFRLNSKELIKLLDVAASEELEKGLDTLDVWIDSGSSHYTVLLPRGEYPADLYLEGSDQHRGWFQSSLLLSMASRGKAPYKSVLTHGFVVDLDGKKLSKSSGARDLSEQIKTYGADLLRLWVASEEYAEDVPFSKEIFSRLSDSYRLIRNSLRILLGNLFDFNPREHSVPEEQLLEIDRYFDLCLTNLVKKTKSFYQNYEFSQVYQALVRFCSVELSSFYIDVLKDRLYCDGQNWLSRRSAQTVLHRTFESLVKLLAPVIPFTAEEAWRSFGKTSSIHLELFPEEREQKEADKILYRWEKILDLRDLANRELEKARQQKLIGKNLEAKLLLHTTDFNEQDIALLTEVFLVSQLEIIPSDKTAIIVEKASGKKCPRCWKISLFAQTNEDPQFPHVCQRCLQVLKELPKSGMINPQKNTK comes from the coding sequence ATGGATTACCGGTTAACTGTTTTATTACCTAAAACAGATTTTCCAATGAAAGCTGAACTTCCCCAAAGGGAGCCTCGTTGGATTGAGGTTTGGGAAAAAGAAAAGGTATACAGCACCCTTTTAGAAAAAAGAAAAAACTGCCCAAAGTTTGTCCTCCATGACGGCCCCCCTTTTGCAAATGGGACAGCTCATATGGGAAGTGGTCTCAACAAGATACTTAAGGACATAGTGCTTAAATCCAAAAATATGTTTGGTTTCCAATGCCCTTACATACCAGGTTGGGATTGCCATGGTCTGCCCATAGAGCACAAGGTGATGAGTGAAAACCCTTCTTTGGCTTCTGATCCTCTAACTCTTCGAAAGAAATGCAAGGAATATGCCGGCCGTTGGATTGAAATCCAAAAAGAACAATTCAGACGGTTAGGAATGTTAGGAGCATGGGATGATCCCTATATCACCATGAACCCTCGTTACGAAGCAGATGAGTTGAGACTTTTTGCTGAGCTTGTTGAAAAGAAATTAGTTTACCGTGGACTACGGCCCGTTTTCTGGAGCATTGGATGCCGAACAGCTCTTGCCGAAGCCGAAATTGAATACCAAAAAAAGGAAGACCTCGCCATTTATGTAGAATTTCCAATAGTTGATGATCAGTGCAAAAAATCGGGGCTACCTCCAGGAACTGCGTTTCTTGCTTGGACAACTACCCCCTGGACTCTGCCCGCCAATTTAGCCCTAGCAGTAAGTCCCAATCTCTCTTATGAACTCAGGCAGGTTGGAGAAAAACTGTTTATTATCAGCAGTAATCTTGTAGAGTCAATTCCTGGTTTTACCCACTCCACCCCGATTTTATCTTTTCCCAGTGGTCATTCTCTTGAGGGATTTCATTACAACCATCCCCTTCTTCCAAGGCAAGGAAGGGTGTATACAGCTGATTTTGTCAGTGGAGAAACGGGTAGTGGAGTTGTCCATATTGCTCCAGGGCACGGGATGGAAGACTATCAATTAGGAATGCTTCATGGGCTAGATATTTATTCCCCCGTAGACGATGAAGGAAAATTTACAAAGGAATGTGGTATAGAAAAGATTGTGGGGTTAAACGTATTTGAGGCTAATTCTATCCTTTGCACCATGCTTGAAGAAAAGGGGTTTTTATGGGCAAAATATCCTTATGTTCATGACTATCCTTTTTGCTGGCGTTCTAAAACCCCTATCATCTTCAGATCAGTGCCTCAATGGTTTATTGCTATCGAAGCCTTTAAATCTCAAACACTCAAGGAAATAGAAGCTATTAAGTGGATTCCTCCTCGAGGCGAAAACCGTATAAAAGGGGCCGTCGAAAGTCGCAAGGATTGGTGTATTTCCCGCCAGAGGTCATGGGGAGTTCCTATTCCTGTTTTTTACAAAAAAAATGGAGAGGCTCTTCTCGATTCGAAAGTCATAAGACGCTTTGCAGATATGGTAGAAGAGCAAGGAACAGACTTGTGGTTTCGTCTCAATAGCAAAGAGCTTATAAAACTCCTTGATGTAGCTGCTTCTGAAGAGCTTGAAAAGGGACTAGATACACTCGATGTATGGATAGATTCAGGTTCAAGCCATTATACAGTCCTGTTACCTAGAGGGGAATATCCTGCCGATCTCTACCTTGAGGGTAGCGATCAGCATCGGGGTTGGTTTCAATCTTCCCTTCTTTTAAGTATGGCATCCAGAGGAAAAGCTCCCTATAAATCTGTTCTTACCCATGGTTTTGTGGTTGATCTGGATGGGAAAAAACTGTCCAAATCCTCAGGGGCTAGGGACTTGTCTGAACAGATCAAGACTTATGGGGCCGATCTCTTACGGCTTTGGGTAGCTAGCGAAGAATACGCTGAAGATGTCCCCTTTTCTAAGGAAATTTTTTCTCGGTTGTCAGATTCATATAGACTGATTAGGAATAGTTTAAGGATCCTTCTAGGCAATCTATTTGATTTCAATCCCCGAGAACATTCGGTGCCAGAAGAACAGCTTTTGGAAATTGACAGGTATTTCGATCTTTGCCTGACAAACTTGGTCAAAAAAACGAAATCTTTTTACCAAAATTATGAATTTTCACAGGTATACCAAGCTTTGGTTCGTTTTTGTTCGGTTGAGTTGTCCAGTTTCTACATCGATGTGCTTAAAGATAGGTTGTATTGCGATGGGCAAAATTGGCTTTCAAGGAGATCCGCCCAGACTGTATTGCATAGAACCTTTGAAAGCCTAGTTAAACTTCTTGCCCCAGTCATTCCTTTTACCGCTGAAGAAGCATGGCGATCTTTTGGAAAAACTAGCTCTATTCACTTGGAACTTTTTCCTGAAGAAAGAGAGCAGAAAGAGGCTGATAAAATTCTTTACCGTTGGGAAAAAATATTAGATCTCAGAGATCTTGCCAATAGAGAGCTAGAAAAAGCACGGCAACAAAAACTGATTGGGAAAAATCTCGAGGCCAAATTACTTCTTCATACAACTGATTTTAACGAGCAGGATATAGCCCTTTTAACTGAAGTCTTTTTGGTTTCTCAGCTTGAAATTATCCCTTCGGATAAAACAGCTATTATTGTCGAAAAAGCTTCGGGCAAAAAATGTCCCCGGTGCTGGAAAATTAGCCTTTTTGCACAAACAAACGAAGATCCTCAATTTCCTCATGTTTGTCAAAGATGTTTACAAGTTCTTAAAGAATTGCCTAAATCCGGGATGATAAACCCACAAAAAAATACAAAATAA
- the pheS gene encoding phenylalanine--tRNA ligase subunit alpha, which yields MHEELDIIEKTFSEEIKTLSTKEGIESIRIKYFGRKGLVPSLFEKIGQLPKERRPEWGQKLNELKSKLWNSLQEKEKEILSKSSTPFSPSHSLFSFFDPTLPGRPMQSGTLHPISIALKKIFEIFKRIGFTLEEGPEIESEYNNFDALNIPLGHPARNEQDTFYIKQKVVLKDNSTGKLLLRPQTSPVQIRIMKKKQLPIRMIAPGRCYRRDEIDATHSIVFYQLEGLVVDKGISLADLKGTLEYFFRELLGSHLQFRFRPHYFPFTEPSFEVDGAVRPPEGKDPKWLELCGCGMVHPKVFLNVGIDPEVYSGFAFGFGIERYLMVAHKVPDLRLFSENDIRFLKNLSPSF from the coding sequence ATGCATGAAGAATTGGATATTATAGAAAAAACTTTTTCAGAAGAAATTAAAACGCTATCAACAAAAGAAGGGATCGAGTCCATACGAATTAAATATTTTGGTCGAAAAGGACTTGTTCCTTCTCTGTTTGAAAAAATTGGCCAATTGCCCAAGGAAAGAAGGCCGGAATGGGGTCAAAAATTAAACGAACTTAAGTCCAAGCTATGGAATAGTTTACAAGAAAAAGAAAAGGAAATTCTTTCCAAATCCTCGACTCCCTTTTCCCCTAGTCATTCTTTGTTTTCTTTTTTTGATCCTACCCTTCCGGGTAGACCCATGCAATCTGGGACCCTCCATCCTATTTCTATCGCGTTAAAAAAAATTTTTGAAATTTTCAAAAGAATTGGTTTTACCCTTGAAGAAGGTCCAGAGATAGAAAGCGAGTATAACAATTTTGACGCCCTGAATATTCCCTTAGGGCACCCTGCACGAAATGAACAGGATACCTTTTATATTAAACAAAAGGTTGTCTTAAAAGATAACTCTACAGGAAAATTACTGCTTCGTCCTCAAACTTCACCTGTTCAAATTCGGATTATGAAGAAAAAACAACTCCCTATCCGTATGATCGCTCCAGGAAGATGTTATCGCAGAGATGAAATCGATGCTACCCATTCCATTGTTTTCTATCAACTCGAAGGCTTGGTTGTCGATAAAGGCATAAGCCTTGCCGATCTCAAGGGAACCTTGGAATATTTTTTTAGAGAACTTTTAGGAAGTCATCTTCAATTTAGATTTAGACCCCATTATTTTCCATTTACAGAACCCAGTTTTGAAGTCGATGGAGCAGTGCGTCCTCCTGAAGGCAAAGATCCAAAATGGTTGGAGTTATGTGGTTGTGGTATGGTACATCCCAAGGTATTTTTAAATGTAGGGATCGATCCAGAAGTCTATTCGGGATTCGCCTTTGGATTTGGTATTGAAAGATATTTGATGGTTGCTCACAAGGTGCCGGACCTAAGGTTATTTTCTGAAAACGATATTCGATTTTTAAAAAATTTAAGTCCCTCCTTTTAA